The Alnus glutinosa chromosome 1, dhAlnGlut1.1, whole genome shotgun sequence region AGAATCGAGAAACTAAATTATGGTTTTGAAATTCAAGAAGAATATATTGTTTAGTAAAGAGATTATTGGAGAGGAACAAATGGTTAATTTCAGTGggtttaaaaacatttttttagtagtgttaccaatatttttttttttttctcataacaTTTAGAATTGTGATTTTAGAATTATCGAACCctccttctttttctctaaGTCTTCTCTCTCCTAGAGCCTTCCCCTGTGAGCATGATTTTTATCGGGAGGGGGTGGCCATACGCCTCCCCCTCCCGGTGATGATTTTCCTCTGGCTCCCTATGAGCCAAGTGTTTTTTAATTCCCCTCGCTTGTACCAGTGAGATTAGTTTTTTCTCTCAACCActagggttgtggagcttttgttcccccGACTAGATCCGGTGGTAGCTGTATTTCTCCTAACTTTTAAAGCTatgaaatttgttttattttgctttgttttttcttctagtCGTTATCTAACAGGAGGGTTCATCTTGAGACGTCTGGTGGGGAGCTTGTTATCGTTCATGTCGCCGGTGGAGCGTTTGGCCGGTcttcattttcctttattttttgatgcCAAATCTTCGCTTTTCCATCGGCTTCTGAGAGGCGCGCACCACTCAGATGGGTCCACCGTGATTTTCTGGTCCTACAGTCATTTGCAGCGGTCGTGTAGGTTATCGATGACCGGTGCGTGGCTGTCACACGCCTGGAAAATTTTATTCTTGAACTGCGCGTGACGGTCACGCTCCGTCTTTTTTCTCCATGCAAAGGTGGTGCTAGGAGATAGGGAAGCCGATCTGGTGTTTGGGAagctctgggggtggcgcgtgcCGTACACAGGCCGGCCTCTGGCGATGACAGTGACCCTACTGCTGGCTTGGGTTGATTTTCTGTTAgatgtgtgtttgtgtattcctCTGTTTCTATGTATAGTTTGCCTATGTAtggctcaaattttattgaattttttttattataaatgggcTTAAATGTAATTCTAGTGAGATTTGTGATTCTGTCAAGGCAGtcgttttttaagtcagatccttctggcttagagtatGGGGGTCTGTCCCTCTATTCTCATCTTGTATGCCTTCGGGCTTCCAGAATCAATAATGGCACATGctattaattaaagaaaaaaaaaaagaattatgatttTGGAAATTAAAGCTGATCAAATGGTTTCAGCCGGATTTAAAAACATTAGATATAATCAGAGAACTAAATCAATTTACATTCCGAGTCATTAATTCATTAGCCCGGCCAAAGGGACAATTTGATGAAGTGTCATAATTAAGGGGACAAATTGGTGCAATTGATTTTCAAAGATTGCAAGTAAATTAAATTAGGGTTCtaatttttaagttaaaaactttATCCAATAATGTGACAGACCATGGCCTTACTTGCcttaaattaacaatttaagGCAAGTGATTCCACTACAAGCTATATATTTTCAAGCAATATTCCAAATTAGTACATAAAACTGAAAGACAACGTGTTATCATATAGGAAGGCGGCAAAATTTTGGGTTGAATAAAGAGAGTTAAAGAAGTTGTAGAAATGATTACTGCGCCCTTGACATGGAAGTGACTAATGGTGCTTCCCTTTAACTTTTCAAAAGCCGCTTCGATCAAGACACAAAAATCAGGTTTAGCTCGCTATCATTAGTAACAGTTACTTTGGTCAATGAAACTCAATTTtttaccccatttttttttttttttatctttcttacctctgtgagagagagagagagagaggggtcaCGTGAGGAAGATGCGAGCTCACGTGTAAGTGAGGTATGGCTTGCATTTATTCATGCAAATTACAGTGTGATGAATAATGACTGTTTGTATTCTTATGAGGAGGatgtttttctgtttctgtctGAATTCTGTGTGTGGGGCTCAAAGTTTCAAGCAAATGTGATTGGGTCAgccccaactctctctctctctctctctctagtttcCTGTAGAGAGCTTTATATACAAGACTTGCCTCAACCTTACCTGCACAAGGTGGGGGGTCAATGAAACAACAAAGTAAGAAAGCTCATgggagaaaaaagagaaaaaagtttaaaagcCTTAAAGCTTAAAGAAAGCTGATTGCAGAAAGCAAGAGctttccttcttctctctctctctctctctctctctctctctctctctctaccatATTCTTTCTTCTAGGAGTAAAGCTGAAACCCACTATTCCAACCTCACCAGCTGTACAGGTAGGGATTGAATTTGTAACCATCCCCACCATATAGTCACCAAAAAGCAACAAAATCCATCCATGTTAGACAACACTGCTTCTTCTGCTGCTCCATCTTCCTCCTCTGATGCATTTGCTTCCCTAGAAAATGGGGTcactaacaaaagaaaaagaagaccaGCAGGCACACCAGGTAAGATAACCACatatatctctctttctttctttcttttttttttttcttttttttttttcttttttttgtgttcattacaattttcttaattgttttcatatatatatatatatatgtagatccAGAAGCTGAGGTCGTGTCTCTCTCTCCCAAGACCTTGTTGGAATCCGACCGCTATGTGTGTGAGATCTGCAACCAAGGGTTCCAAAGAGACCAAAATTTGCAGATGCATAGGCGAAGGCACAAAGTACCGTGGAAATTGCTTAAGAGGGAGACGCAGGAGGTGAGGAAGAGGGTTTTTGTATGCCCAGAACCTAGTTGTTTGCACCACGACCCATGCCACGCTCTTGGCGACCTTGTCGGgatcaagaagcatttcagaaGGAAGCATAGCAATCACAAGCAGTGGGTGTGTGAGAAATGCTCCAAAGGATACGCTGTTCAATCTGATTACAAAGCCCACCTCAAAACCTGCGGTACCAGAGGCCATTCTTGTGACTGCGGCCGTGTCTTTTCCAGGTTTTTCTCTCTCCCAGCCAATTTTCCAAAAACTATCTTTAATTGGTTCATCAGATTCTTCTTTATTACCAATcacttttattgaaaaaatttcaagtgaTAGCTAAAGTGGGGgcgtttaaattttaaaatttaatgcttaattgatttgttatatatatgttactCTCCTCTCAAGCCCTAAAATCCTCATAATTAAGAAGGATCGATGTACGTTGGCAAACAACATGAATCCTAGATTactggttttttcttcttctttttggccGTTGCTCATATGgttcttcttacacatatatATCGAGTTTGTTTTTTAAGATCGATGTGGGAGAATAATTATCTGTAGTACACGACCTCATGCCTGCCTTTGTATGAGATCTAGGCCAGCCAATGGAAGTAAGCTTATCACTGTTCTCGATGACAGTTTTCAAAGCCTAAACAAAACCCAATTAACCCATTATACCCCATTTGAGATTTCTTTTgcttatatttattaaatattccaAACCTAGTCTTACTAATCCATACTAGAGATcctaatcatttttatatgCTTTGCTTCTTGGTAACCCTACATGAATGAACAAGTTTTCATTGCTTCCATGGCAATAAAAAGACAATTGTTATATAATAATCTAATCACTTGGAATTATTCAATTTCTTTGTCCTTACAGAGTAGAGAGCTTCATTGAGCACCAAGACGCTTGCACGATCCGGCAGACTCGGCCTGAAATAGTACATGCACTGCAGCCTGCCTGCTCGTCACAGACGGCATCGAGCACTAGCCCATCAAGTGACACAAATAATTTCAGCATAGCCCCAATATTATTGCCTGGGTTGCCAGTACCAAAGCCGGCCGAGCCTGTTTTCTTAAGCTCGGAgcaaaacaataacaataatatccCCTCCACTTCTGAACAGCAACACAATTTGGAACTTCAACTCCTGCCTTCGTCGAACGCCCTCTCGTTTCGTAATTCCGACGAGATTTTCGCGACCCATTTGAAACTTTCGATAGGTTCGAGCGAAGGCGGGGAGATCAGGAATATTGAAGCAAATAACAAGGCTAATTTGAATACAAGTAGTAGGAGGTCTGATAGTGATCAAAATAATGTGAGTGAAGTGGCAAGGTTGAAAGAATTTGCAAAGGAGGAGCTAAAGCTGGCGATGAGTGAAAAGGCCTACGCTGAGGAGGCTAGGCGAGAAGCGAAACGTCAGATTGAGATGGCTGAAGTTGAGTTTGCAAATGCCAAGAGGATAAGGCAACAAGCGCAGGCTGAAGTGGAGAAGTCTCAAGTTCTAAAAGAGCAAGCCACCAAGAAGATCAGCTCCACCATGCTGCAAATCACTTGCCACGCCTGCAAGCAGCAATTCCATGCATCCACCGCTGTACCGCCGTCCGATGAGACCTCGCTCGCTGTAAGTTACATGTCCTCAGCCACAACCGAAGGGGAAGGAGAGTGAATACTAAATGACCAGATAGACCAAGCAACCAACGTTAACAAGCAATCATGATGTCcatctcttttttaattaactcaatattttcgatcgatcttcATCTACTTATAATCTTTTATTCTTCATGTCTAaagttcttttttctcttttacttgCTTTAGTATTTTTGAGTCTGACCGTCTACTCGATCTTGTACGTTGTGGTGTTGATTTAAATCATGAGTGCTGTAAccgagtgttttttttttttttctatttatttaattaatacatgGCCGGATCTTCATTTTTATGGGTTTTACCTTTACATAAAGTGTGCAAATGCAATGAAGGTATATCTCCCACTGGTTTGAAAAAGCACTTTCTAATATTTAAGTTAGGTGGATGGAATTGGTACAAGACAGAAGAAAAATGTGTGATTCTTTCATGTGCAACCTGGGCATCTCTCGTAATATATATGTCGGAAGCGTCCCTTTTCATTTTGGTTCCTAATTCAAAGGAGGGAGAGATGGATGGACGATATGATATTAATTGTATTTGTCACCTCCGCAAGTTAGACTTGTTGGGACCATATATTTGTGCTACAGAAATAGGAAAGAACCACTCAATAGATGCTGACATATATAATCAACACGAATTCAAAAGGAGAGAGGGAAAGATGGGGAGTCGTTTTCAATGCATATGTGTCCCTTTTAAATGCATATAAAAACAGCATGTTTTTCAGTGCCACAGTTGAAATGGTTATGGACAGGCACTCGTCCCTCTCAACATAAACAACACAAACACCCCCATTGAGTCACTCACTAACTCTATCGATCAGAATCTGGGGAGGGTGCAGTGCCAGCAGCCAGAGGACACCCTACCTTTTTCATTAAATTAGACGGCAAATTTCACGGACTCCAGTTGAAGGAAGACCCTTGTGGGTTGCTGCTGATTTTCTTTCACAATTCTAGCCAAAGCAAAAGGTGAACCAAAAGGGTCCCATTtctatttgctttttttttttcctctctttgggACCACGTGCATCTCTTTCCCCACCTTTTAAtgctgccttttcttttttctttttttttcttttctttttttgtcttgtaCATACCTTTCCAAGTATCCATTGCATCCATTGCCTgcttctcttttaatttttcttttgttttatatatatataatatatatacacacatcaTTTACACTGaaacttttaaattttctaaactAATAAGATAACCAATGTCTGAGACTTAATTGGAGTTGGCTATCCTTTCATTAAGAATTTTAATACATTCTTTTTCCTACACCCTTTACATTGGcagtgaaacaaaaaaaaaaaagttggaaccTTCTTTTTGTTATGGGTTTCGCTTACTCCtagtacaaaaaaaaacttgagaaaaTCTGAAAagcaaaactacaaaaaaaaaaaaaaaaaatccaattaatTAACAGTAAAAGTTTCACCACCTTAATTTGTAACATAcacttcttctccttcttttcttttttttttttttttttttttttttttttttaggcgcCCTGCAAAAGTTTTGTAACCGAGACCTATGCAAAGATTTGTGTGTACTATGATGGTAACAACACAAGTGGAACATATGTATTGGTACAATAGGGACGAATCTAAACACAAGTTTGGTGTAATACCCGGAAAATATCGTGCCTAGGTTAATAATGCACAAGTAATAATATTTACATGTGTGTGAACATATCTATAAGATTTACTATTGTTAGTTATAGAGTAAATAGaggtgtgtgtatatatataaatatataaattggATAAGCAAAGATATTACTAACCAAAGTCGATTGAGCGACTTTGGAAGCGAAGTTGATCGATCAAATATTAAATCGATCGAGCAACTTAATAATAGCGGGGTAAATAGAATCAATCGAGTAACTTTATAGTTGATCGAGCGATTATGGATCGAAGTCGATCAAGCGACTCAATAGTCAATCGAGGGACTTAATTATCTAGTGCAATACGGTTTACGTGTAAGCTTCAAGAGTcgattttctacctttgattctCGAACCCATTTCGTGTTATTGGTTTTAGGAGATTAAAAACTTATCAAGTTAGTCTAGTTAGCTGGCTTAGTTCAAAACCAATGAGAtatgatataattattattcaaagATATGATATTCAAATCTTTGAAGATATGGGAGATTTGGTTACTGTTTTCTCTAGTTGAGGTGTCTTATATCCTGCCATTGAAGCACCCAGTTGCTGACTTGATCTCAACCATCTAggattattatatatagcatgcatgaaCTACCAAAATCTCCATCAAAGAACAAAATTTCAGCAAACTCTCTCTCACATAAAGCCCActgtttctcttttcttttcactgcAGAAGCATAGATAGGAGTTCTCCTTAATTTCTCCACGTTTCTAGCAGCTAATAAACCTAGAATCAAAGTCCTAACCACCCTCCTTTCACCCCAAAACTAGTAGAAAGCTTAGAACAGAAAATGTCTCTGTTCTGGAATGACAAAACAGAGCATGTTTTAACCCTCTTATGTGTTTTAATCCTTGGACAGCAGCACCTTAACTCATTTAGAATACTTGGGAGCAACTTCGGTAAGTagtcttcctttcttcttccttggAAACCTTGTTTTTCCCTTTCCTAAATTTATTTATCTAGATTTCTTCTCATCTGGAGAGGAAGCATCTTATacgtatgtgtatatatatttataaacctTTCTTTTGATTGTTAATAGAGGATTTCCTGGCCACTTTCATCAGCAAATCAGTAAGTATGAAGCTTGAAAGACTTAAGAATGGATTAGGAATGATTGAGTGATTATGGAAACTATGGCTATGTTTAAATTAAAAGTGTGTGTGTGACCTTGTAGAAatatgtgtgttttatttagatAATGAATGTTGACGTGAGTGTGTTGAGGAGATGGTGGGTTTATTaacttgtgatatatatatgtatatgagtgtgtatgtgtatgtgtgttgaTTAGGCAAGTGTGTTATTAAAGAAGAGCAAGactatacatgtgtgtgtgtgtaaatagGTGAGACTTGTAAACTCGCTTTAATATGTGGCTCCTATGTGCTATATGTATATGTGCCTTATAGTATTTTTAGAGGAAGATACATCTAATAGAAAATAGGACAACTTTAGTAGCACTGTTATGCCGCCTAATCATTTTTATGTTAATTAATACATCGATATTTTATGGCGTCCATTTTCATAAGTGGAAATATTTCATGGGATAAGGATGAGGATGTGTTTATATAACTATTATAattaaatctgtagccgttgtaatggaaaaaaaaataaataaataataacctCTATTAAATAAGTGAAGTAGTAGTAATGAACATTCTCATAATgcttttcactaatttagtattatcACATGATTACAATTATGCAGTTTCTAAACGTAACTTTTGGAGCAGAaatagtaagtatctctatacttactgaagACGAAGCTGGTAGATTTTTTCTATAATATTAtgattactgctttatttacttgtttgagcatgtgactttgcatattttattattttaataatctgtctaataacaagctgttagatcaagatccacagtgggtataTAAGGCTTCACCAGAGTTCCCAGGTTCTCGGTGAATGAGgaagtacctgaaaagagaataataaatacaaaaactggtgtactaAGGTCACCAGGAAAACCAAGGTTTCCAAGAGCCAAGGCTctcaaagaatataattaaaagttaaagtaaGGAAGCCCAGCTTCAAATAAAACGCTAACCGTGTCAATGCCAACAGatgagtggaaaaagggaaatacctaaaactctgcatttaaacTGTCATATCATtgttttatggttatgtttatattcaatctatgtctatgattcgggaccatagattatatattgcgtatacatgtgattataaagccatattacataatgttgcatttattaaacgaatcagcattcattatattatggaAAATAGCGGGctcattttggtattttgtattgttgttttctctctgtattatatGCTAAATCTAgttatgaagaggaagaatatcaggattaTTCAAACCCTTAGATGGATCTTGatactagtatttgaggctaaACTGcctcctttttgggaactactatgttgtagttcattaacctagtttcaaagacaatatttatattcctgctattatgtaattattaagTTCTAGATCTATGACTCGTATAATTATATGTGcactgtgaggcatgactactatcTTTTGTATGATTATGTTGACATACTTTATATaactattttgaggtatttcagttagaagctctgaagtgttatttaatcccaagtctgtattatatatatatatatatatatatatattttgttgccAATATTTATCTCTGATGAGATCGTAATGTCATgtgaaagtttaaaaattttcacttacgcctttttgtaaaaggcggggcgttacatttgGGGTcgccaaattttaaaattaatttgttaCCCCCAGAAGtcttctttttagtttcttCCCTTCACTCCAACACTTAAAATTGATTATCCTAATGATATATAGTGATAAAATGTAggtatgataattttttacaccaCCAGCAAACTCGACATAaacccaacatgaaattaaaggGTTCGGGTTGATAGGATTTACCTATATAGTCTTGTATATGTACTTCAATACGACTTGAACCCGACACACGACATAATGatagacaattttttacatgacctgCAAACTCTACACAaacctaatacaaaattagagggttaaGGTTGAggagtttgacccgtttaattaaatggtgtaacgccccgccttttacaaaaaggcgtaattttcaaaattttcacgtGACGTTCCTACAACATcttcagagttaagatttggcagcggaataaaAAAGGTATCCAACTGGTTTGGAATGAATAGCACGACAAAGtttctaactgaaatacttctagacgttcataaagaaaaatgtttagacaaatacatgtaaacacgtgtcaatagtgacacaaga contains the following coding sequences:
- the LOC133877923 gene encoding zinc finger protein SHOOT GRAVITROPISM 5, whose product is MLDNTASSAAPSSSSDAFASLENGVTNKRKRRPAGTPDPEAEVVSLSPKTLLESDRYVCEICNQGFQRDQNLQMHRRRHKVPWKLLKRETQEVRKRVFVCPEPSCLHHDPCHALGDLVGIKKHFRRKHSNHKQWVCEKCSKGYAVQSDYKAHLKTCGTRGHSCDCGRVFSRVESFIEHQDACTIRQTRPEIVHALQPACSSQTASSTSPSSDTNNFSIAPILLPGLPVPKPAEPVFLSSEQNNNNNIPSTSEQQHNLELQLLPSSNALSFRNSDEIFATHLKLSIGSSEGGEIRNIEANNKANLNTSSRRSDSDQNNVSEVARLKEFAKEELKLAMSEKAYAEEARREAKRQIEMAEVEFANAKRIRQQAQAEVEKSQVLKEQATKKISSTMLQITCHACKQQFHASTAVPPSDETSLAVSYMSSATTEGEGE